From Syntrophorhabdus sp.:
GAACTCCTGGCCGAACTGGCAAAGTGGGCCAGGAAGCTGGGGCAGGCGAAGTGAGCAGGAAAACGTTTTCGTCAGGCCGGCGCCGGATACATTATCTCGCGCCCGGTTTCCTCCCCTCCACCAGGCAGTCCATCCTGTCTCCGGTTCTCAGGAGCCTGATGTCCTCGAAGCCTGCCTCCGTCAGGCCCCCCTCCACCTCTTCGAAGGTATAGGTGCTGCCGCCACGGGTGTTGACGAGCATGTTGATGGCGAAGAGCGCCCCCGCGGATGGGGCGGTGCGGGTCTCGTCCATGATGTGATCGCGGATGAGTATGGTCCCGCCGGGAAGAAGGGCTGTCCACGCCTTGCGGTAGAGGGCGACGTTCTGCCCGGGATCGTTCTGGTGAATTATGGCCGAGAGAAGGACGAGGTCATGTCCGCCGGGGAGGTCGTCGTTGTAGAAGTCACCGGGTACGAGGTCCACTCTTTCCGACAGGCCCTCCGAGGCAATCTTCGCCCGGGCCATGGGTATGACGGCCCCAAGGTCGAAGATCGTGGCCCTGAGGAGGGTGTTCTTCCGCAAAAAGGCCGCCGTGTACGTCCCCGACGCCCCTCCCACATCGAGAAGCCTCCTGTACCGGTCAAGATCACAGGAATCCGCTATCTCCAGGGACAGGTCCCTTCCTATGACGTCCATGGCGCCAATGAAAGCCGCCAGGGTTTCGGCGTCCATCCGGCTTGCGTGCTTGCGCTTTCCCTTGAGCCCTTTTGTCACCACGCGCGAAAGGTCTCCCCAACTGTCCCAGAGGGCGTTCATGTGGAGCACCATGGGGCGGATGGAACCGGGATGACGGGAGGACAGGAGCGCTCCGCTCTCCGTGAGAGAGTAGGACCCGCCGTTCTTCGCGAGAAGGCCCAGGGAGGCGAGGGCATCGAGAAGACGTGAGAGCGCCCGGGCGTTGAAACCCGCCCTCTTCGCCAGGGCGGCCGAGGTTCCGGGGGCCCCGTCGAGGAGAGTGAATATATCCAGCTCCGCCGCGGAGAGGATCACTCTGCTCCTTGTGAAGGCGCTGGCGTCAGACATCAGGGAACCGTATGGTGCGTGCTCGATCATGGCAGTCTCCTTGCGACAGTGTGTTGTGTTCAGAGCGCGGCGGCGTGGGTCACCGAGAACGTCTTCTCCACGGGATCATAGATCAGCGAAGAGTTCTTTTTCCAGTTGGCGTCATCCTCGCGGGGATGGTCCTCGCGGAAGAAGCTGCCCCGGCTCTCCTGTCTGGCAAGACTCGCCGTGATGATGGCCTTCAGGGTCACAACCGCTGCCGTCAGGTCGGCCTTCGCACACCTCTCGCGCCTCGTGGCCGGCACGAACCCATCGAGTTCCCGGTGGATCTCGCAAGCGGCCTCAAGGCCTTTCGTCAATCCTTCCGCCGAGCGAATGACACCGGCGTTGTGCCAGGCTATCTTCCGTATCTCTGTCTTTATGTCGCCGAGGGACCTTCGCGAGGTCCCGGGGGCTCCGAACCCATCCGTCCGGGTCTCCGTCGGCTCCATACTCATCCCTTTCGGGGCTTCCTCGTTGAAACGCGCCGCGTTGCGCCCCGCCAGGGTCCCGAAGACGGCACACTCCATCAGGGCGTTCCCACCGCGCCTGTTCGCGCCGTGGAGACCCCATGTCACCTCCCCGCAGGCAAAGAGCCCGGGCAATCCGCACTGACAGGCATCGTCGGTCATCACGCCTCCCATCATGAAATGCACCGCCGGCGAGACGGGAAGCGGCTTCGCCGCAAAGTCATGCTTGACGGGCCTCAGCAGGCTCAGAGGATAACCTTCCCAGGCATCACGCGGAACATCGCGGCAATCGAGAAATACGGCACTCCTTTCGGCCTCCCGGTAAAGCTCGATGGAGAGCTCGTCGCGCTTCTTCATGACGGCATCCGTCAGGCTGCCCAGGTTGTATTTCACGGCCAGGTCCTCTCCCGCACCGTTAACAAGCTTCATGGCCTTATGAATGGGCGGGTAGACCATGGTGGCCGGCAGACCCTCTCCCGCTATGATAATGGGGAAGAACTGCACGAACTCCATGTCAAAAAGGGGAAGGCCGGCCGCGGCGGCGAGGTAATACCCCTGCCCCATGATGTACCTCTGGTTGTCGTTCCTGAGGTACATGGCCCCGGCACCACCCGTTGCCAGAACAACG
This genomic window contains:
- a CDS encoding acetylserotonin O-methyltransferase, producing MIEHAPYGSLMSDASAFTRSRVILSAAELDIFTLLDGAPGTSAALAKRAGFNARALSRLLDALASLGLLAKNGGSYSLTESGALLSSRHPGSIRPMVLHMNALWDSWGDLSRVVTKGLKGKRKHASRMDAETLAAFIGAMDVIGRDLSLEIADSCDLDRYRRLLDVGGASGTYTAAFLRKNTLLRATIFDLGAVIPMARAKIASEGLSERVDLVPGDFYNDDLPGGHDLVLLSAIIHQNDPGQNVALYRKAWTALLPGGTILIRDHIMDETRTAPSAGALFAINMLVNTRGGSTYTFEEVEGGLTEAGFEDIRLLRTGDRMDCLVEGRKPGAR
- a CDS encoding FAD-binding protein — protein: MQNGVIIVGAGLAGMMAAIAASDEGAEVMLVDRGSIGLGTNTAMSNAVFVGVSDSYGVQEYVRETTEIGRFLNRKDKVETAARRSREAVVWLKTLGVSLDSVGTNLYQVRSSDPRVVSGVTLVRQIARAIDSRPRIRVIRDFYVTNLFQRDGVVEGVEGIDAGGTSVLYRADAVVLATGGAGAMYLRNDNQRYIMGQGYYLAAAAGLPLFDMEFVQFFPIIIAGEGLPATMVYPPIHKAMKLVNGAGEDLAVKYNLGSLTDAVMKKRDELSIELYREAERSAVFLDCRDVPRDAWEGYPLSLLRPVKHDFAAKPLPVSPAVHFMMGGVMTDDACQCGLPGLFACGEVTWGLHGANRRGGNALMECAVFGTLAGRNAARFNEEAPKGMSMEPTETRTDGFGAPGTSRRSLGDIKTEIRKIAWHNAGVIRSAEGLTKGLEAACEIHRELDGFVPATRRERCAKADLTAAVVTLKAIITASLARQESRGSFFREDHPREDDANWKKNSSLIYDPVEKTFSVTHAAAL